A single region of the Nitrosomonas sp. Is79A3 genome encodes:
- the recG gene encoding ATP-dependent DNA helicase RecG, whose protein sequence is MIVSANVQEKLSRLGIRKELDLILHLPIRYEDETHLFPISDALPGQVVQVEGVIIHNEVVMRPRRQLVCQIEDSSGILVMRFLNFYGSQIKTYAVGKRVRLLGEIRSGFFGAEMVHPKCRIIRKSESLAESMTPIYPTTAGLTQSILGKLIGQVLQDAQKTQALTETLPEKIIQKYRLAGLKESVMCLHNPPPDVSIEALQARTHPAWRRIKFDELLAQQLSMRLHYRQRRSHSAPVLVQKNKLAKLLLKQLAFELTAAQIKVSAEISRDLAAAHPMQRLLQGDVGSGKTIVAALAALQAIENGFQAALMAPTEILAEQHFQKLSAWFDPLGIQVVWLSGSQKKKQKQAALDDIALGTAQLAVGTHALFQDQVVFHQLGLAIIDEQHRFGVHQRLALRMKGSLSNTVPHQLMMSATPIPRTLSMSYFADLDVSIIDELPPGRAPIVTKLIADNRRDEIIARIQQACQQGKQVYWVCPLIEESETLQLQTAMETYESLSQIFPDLSVGLVHGRLATQEKTAVMASFKQGEIQLLVATTVIEVGVDVPNASLMVIENAERMGLSQLHQLRGRVGRGSEASICILLFQQPLSEIARKRLKIIFEHTDGFEIARQDLQLRGPGEFLGARQSGVPMLRFADLEQDGELLATAQATANEMLNDYPGLAQRHIERWLGDKTEYLRV, encoded by the coding sequence ATGATTGTTAGTGCCAATGTGCAGGAAAAATTATCCCGTCTAGGTATTCGCAAAGAACTGGACTTGATTCTGCACCTGCCGATTCGTTATGAAGATGAGACGCATCTGTTTCCAATCAGTGACGCGCTGCCAGGGCAAGTGGTTCAGGTCGAGGGTGTGATTATTCATAACGAAGTGGTAATGCGCCCCAGACGGCAATTGGTTTGCCAGATTGAAGACAGCAGCGGCATCTTGGTCATGCGTTTTCTGAATTTCTATGGCAGTCAGATAAAAACCTACGCAGTGGGAAAGCGTGTGCGATTATTGGGCGAGATTCGCAGCGGTTTTTTCGGTGCGGAAATGGTTCATCCCAAATGCCGCATTATTCGTAAGAGTGAGTCTTTGGCCGAGTCGATGACACCCATTTATCCCACCACTGCGGGTCTGACACAGAGTATTTTAGGTAAGCTGATCGGGCAAGTTTTGCAGGATGCACAAAAGACGCAGGCTTTGACTGAGACTCTGCCTGAGAAAATCATCCAAAAATACCGGCTGGCAGGTCTCAAGGAGAGTGTGATGTGCTTGCATAATCCGCCTCCCGATGTATCGATAGAAGCCTTGCAAGCACGCACGCATCCAGCATGGCGGCGTATTAAGTTTGATGAGTTACTGGCGCAGCAATTATCCATGCGCTTACACTACCGGCAGCGGCGCAGCCATTCCGCTCCGGTGCTGGTGCAAAAAAATAAGCTGGCAAAGTTGCTTCTCAAACAGCTTGCTTTCGAACTGACGGCTGCACAAATCAAAGTATCCGCTGAAATTAGCCGGGATCTGGCCGCCGCCCACCCCATGCAGCGCTTATTACAAGGCGATGTCGGCAGCGGCAAAACAATCGTGGCTGCATTGGCTGCCTTACAGGCCATTGAGAATGGCTTTCAGGCGGCACTGATGGCGCCGACCGAAATCCTTGCCGAGCAGCATTTCCAAAAATTATCAGCCTGGTTCGATCCATTAGGAATACAAGTTGTCTGGTTATCCGGAAGCCAGAAGAAGAAACAAAAGCAGGCGGCGTTGGATGATATCGCGCTGGGGACTGCGCAGCTTGCGGTGGGTACGCATGCCTTGTTCCAGGATCAAGTGGTATTTCATCAACTGGGATTGGCGATCATTGATGAGCAGCACCGGTTTGGTGTGCACCAACGCCTGGCGCTACGTATGAAGGGCTCGCTATCCAATACGGTGCCGCACCAATTAATGATGAGCGCCACGCCGATTCCACGTACGCTGTCGATGAGTTATTTTGCCGATCTGGATGTGTCGATCATTGATGAGCTGCCCCCGGGCAGGGCGCCGATCGTGACCAAATTAATCGCAGACAACCGCCGCGACGAAATCATCGCACGCATCCAACAGGCCTGTCAGCAGGGCAAACAAGTGTATTGGGTGTGTCCGCTGATCGAAGAATCGGAAACCTTACAACTGCAAACGGCGATGGAGACCTATGAAAGCTTGAGCCAAATATTTCCGGATTTAAGCGTCGGTTTGGTGCATGGGCGTTTAGCCACTCAGGAAAAAACCGCAGTGATGGCATCGTTTAAGCAAGGAGAAATTCAATTATTAGTCGCCACGACAGTAATCGAAGTGGGCGTGGATGTGCCGAATGCGTCGCTGATGGTGATTGAGAATGCCGAACGCATGGGGTTGTCGCAATTACATCAATTGCGCGGCCGTGTCGGGCGCGGATCGGAGGCCAGCATTTGTATTCTGTTATTTCAGCAGCCTTTATCGGAAATTGCTCGTAAACGACTCAAAATCATTTTTGAACATACCGATGGTTTTGAGATCGCCCGTCAAGATTTGCAATTGCGCGGCCCCGGTGAATTTCTGGGGGCGCGTCAGAGTGGCGTGCCTATGTTGCGATTTGCCGATCTGGAACAAGATGGCGAATTGCTCGCAACGGCACAGGCCACGGCGAATGAAATGCTCAATGACTATCCGGGCCTGGCACAACGGCATATCGAACGCTGGCTGGGGGATAAAACTGAGTATTTGCGGGTATAG
- a CDS encoding RidA family protein, translating into MSKQIIQTADAPQAIGTYSQAVRVSGGDTVYLSGQIGLDAVSMQMVNGIDAQIQQVFLNLKAVATASGGSLNDIVKLNIYLTDLDNFALVNEIMAGYFTQPYPARAAVGVKALPRGALVEMDAVMVLQG; encoded by the coding sequence ATGAGTAAGCAAATCATCCAAACCGCAGATGCTCCGCAGGCAATCGGTACCTATTCACAGGCAGTTCGGGTCAGTGGCGGCGATACGGTTTATTTATCCGGTCAGATTGGGTTGGATGCGGTAAGCATGCAAATGGTCAATGGGATTGATGCACAAATTCAGCAGGTATTTTTAAACCTGAAAGCTGTGGCAACGGCCAGTGGCGGTAGCTTGAATGACATTGTAAAATTAAATATATACCTGACGGACCTGGATAATTTTGCACTGGTGAATGAAATTATGGCTGGTTATTTTACTCAGCCTTATCCCGCACGCGCCGCGGTCGGTGTTAAAGCGCTGCCACGCGGTGCTTTGGTGGAAATGGATGCGGTGATGGTTTTGCAGGGTTAG
- the murA gene encoding UDP-N-acetylglucosamine 1-carboxyvinyltransferase, whose product MQKLIIQGGKPLQGEITISGAKNAALPVLCAALLTRESLKVSNVPALQDITTMLSLLEQMGTSITAHDSSEVVLSADKLTNLIAPYEMVKTMRAAILVLGPLLARAGEANISLPGGCAIGLRPVDQHIKGLQTMGAEISIKHGYIHAVAKKLHGARIVFDIVTVTGTENLMMAATLADGTTILENAAREPEIVDLANCLTAMGAKIHGAGSDIITIEGVSSLHGAEHTVMPDRIETGTFLVAATATGGEIHLKYTHSHLLDAVLDKLTEAGAQIDSGENWIHLKMSAKPKSVNLRTAPYPAFPTDMQAQFMSLNCIASGTAIITETIFENRLMHVQELKRMNANIEVEGNAAIVYGISQLDGAHVMATDLRASASLVIAGLIAQGETVIDRIYHLDRGYENIEGKLSALGAQICRAS is encoded by the coding sequence ATGCAAAAACTGATTATCCAGGGTGGCAAACCATTACAGGGTGAAATTACCATCTCGGGCGCGAAAAATGCTGCGCTTCCTGTTTTATGTGCTGCACTTCTAACCCGAGAATCTTTAAAAGTAAGTAATGTCCCGGCTCTGCAAGACATTACCACCATGTTGTCATTGCTCGAACAAATGGGAACAAGCATCACAGCGCACGATTCATCGGAAGTCGTGCTGTCAGCAGATAAACTGACCAATCTGATCGCTCCGTATGAGATGGTTAAAACCATGCGCGCAGCAATTCTGGTGCTTGGTCCACTCCTTGCCCGCGCCGGAGAAGCTAATATTTCATTACCAGGCGGTTGTGCCATCGGGCTACGTCCGGTTGATCAGCATATCAAAGGGCTGCAAACTATGGGCGCGGAAATCAGCATCAAACATGGATACATCCATGCCGTGGCAAAGAAACTGCATGGTGCACGCATTGTATTTGATATTGTCACCGTCACTGGAACAGAAAATTTAATGATGGCGGCCACATTAGCGGATGGCACAACCATTCTGGAGAATGCCGCACGCGAACCGGAAATCGTTGATCTTGCCAATTGCTTGACGGCAATGGGCGCAAAAATTCATGGCGCTGGCAGTGACATCATAACGATTGAAGGTGTGTCTTCGCTCCATGGTGCAGAACACACTGTAATGCCAGATCGAATCGAAACGGGAACTTTTTTAGTTGCGGCCACAGCTACCGGGGGCGAAATTCATTTAAAGTACACCCATTCTCACTTACTTGATGCTGTTCTGGACAAACTGACCGAAGCTGGCGCCCAGATTGATTCCGGTGAAAATTGGATTCACCTGAAAATGTCCGCAAAACCCAAATCGGTTAATTTACGCACGGCCCCCTACCCGGCCTTTCCAACCGACATGCAGGCGCAATTCATGTCCTTGAATTGTATTGCCAGCGGAACTGCCATCATCACTGAAACTATTTTTGAGAACCGGTTGATGCATGTGCAGGAATTAAAACGCATGAATGCCAATATCGAAGTGGAAGGCAATGCTGCCATTGTCTACGGTATTTCCCAGCTGGATGGCGCACATGTTATGGCCACCGATTTACGGGCGTCGGCCAGTCTGGTGATTGCAGGATTGATCGCTCAAGGTGAAACCGTGATTGATCGTATCTACCACCTGGATCGCGGTTATGAAAATATTGAAGGGAAGTTATCTGCGCTGGGTGCGCAAATCTGCCGCGCAAGCTAG